From Micromonospora carbonacea:
GGAGACCGCGACCAGGCGCAGGTATTCCAGCGTCGTCGCCTGGGTGCGCCCCTTGAGGTGGTTGTTCTCCGGCTGGTACGTCCACGGGATGAACGCCCGGAAGCCCCTGGTGCGGTCCTGCACGTCGCGGATCATCCGCAGGTGCTCGATCCGCTCGGCGGCCGTCTCGCCGGTGCCCATCATCATCGTGGCGGTCGACTCCAGGCCCTGCCGGTGGGCCAGCTCCATGACCTCCAGCCAGCGCGCGCCGGACTCCTTGAGCGGGGCGATCGCCCTACGCGGCCGGTCCGGCAGCATCTCCGCGCCGGCCCCGGCGATCGAGTCGAGCCCGGCCGCCTTGATCCGCGCGATCGCCTCGTCGAGGCTCACGCCGGAGACCTTGGCCATGTGCAGGATCTCGCTCGGCCCGATGGAGTGGATGGCGAGCTGCGGGTACGCCTGCTTGACCGAGGAGAACAGCTCCTCGTAGTACTCCACGCCGTAGTCGGGGTGGTGGCCGCCCTGGAGCATGACCTGGGTCGCGCCCAGCTCGACCGCCTCGCCGCAGCGGCGCAGGATCTCCTCGGTCGGGTGGGTCCACCCCTCCTTGTGCTTGGGCGCACGGTAGAAGGCGCAGAACTTGCACGCCGTCACGCAGACGTTCGTGTAGTTGATGTTGCGGTCGATCAGGTAGGTGACGATGTTGTCGGGGTAGCGCCGCCGACGCACCGCGTCGGCCGCCTCACCGAGGGCGTGGAAGGGCGCCTCGGTGTAGAGCAGCAGGGCCTCCTCGGGCGTGATCCGCCCGCCGTCCGCGCCGCGTTGCAGGATGTCGTCGATCTCCCGGCTCACCGTCACGCCTCCGAGCGTACGCCGGACAGCCGTCCAGGGCCGCAGGGGAGCGCGCCGCCGTGACGCGTTCCGCACCCCGCCGCCCCGCCGCTGGCGCTGTCGCCGACCCACGCCGATGTTGGACAATTCCTGTCAGCTCCCGACAGCAACTGTCCAAGTTCCGGGGGGTTCCGCCACCGGCGCGGCGGCCGGGGCCGTCGCCCGCCGGTCAGGCCCGGCCCGGCAGGCCGGCTACGAAGGCGGTCCAGGCCCGCCGGTCGAAGGCCAGCACCGGCCCGGCCGGGTCCTTCGAGTCGCGTACGCCCACCGCCCGCGCCGTCTCCGCCACCTCCACGCAGTTGGCGTTGGATCCGCTGCGGGTCGACTTGCGCCAGGTCGCGCCGGACAGCTCGGGGGTGGTCATCCTCGGCTCACTCTCGCTCGTGCTCCGCCGCGTAACGCGCGACGAGCGCCACCGAATCGACGGGGCTCAACGCCGCCTCGGCCAGCCTATCCGCCTCCCGCCGGAAGTGCGCCACCTGCGCGGCCTCCTCCAGGAACAACCCGGTCAGCTTGTGGTCGAGATAGACCACCGACCGGTTGCGCGGGAAGTCGAAGAGCGCGAACGAGCCGTCCAGGCCGGTGTGCGCGCCAGCCGCCAGCGGCACCACCCGCAGCGTCACCGTCGGCCGCTCGGCCGCCTCGACCAGGTGCCGGAGCTGCCGGGCCATCACCCGGGGGCCGCCGAGCGCCCGGCGCAACACCGCCTCGTCGAGCAACGCGTGGAGCGCGGGCGGGTTGGGGCGGCTCAGGATCGCCTGCCGGCCCAGCCGGGCCGCCACCCGCCCCTGCGCGTCTGCGGGCGGCACCCCGCAGCCGACCATCACGGCGTGGGCGTAGTCCGGGGTCTGCAACAGACCTGGCACCAGCAGCGGCTCCCAGTTCACGATGCCGACCGCCTCGGCCTCCAGCCGGATCAGCGTGCGCGACTCGTCGGACAGCCCGCCGATCGCCTCCCACCAGCCGGTCTCGGCCGACCGCTCGGCCATGGCGAGCAGCCGCTTGCGCTCCTCCCCGGTGATGCCGTAGATCACCAGCAGCGAGGCGACGTCGGCGGCCTGGATGCCCTGGATGCCGGTCTCCATCCGGGACAGCTTGGACGCCTGCCAGTCCAGCCGGGTCGCCACCTGCCGCAGCGGCAACCCGCGCGCCTTCCGCAGTTCGCGCAGCTCGCCGCCGAGCCCACGCCCGACGACCGTCGGCAGATTCGCCTTGGCCATGCCGTCCCCTCCACCACCCCGCCGGCCGTCACTCTGACGACACGCGCCGTGGCATTGAGTATTGACTCCAGGCAGCTAGAAAGCAACTATGGCAAGCAACGTTGCCAACCTCCGTCGCCACGAATTGAGGAGTTGCGATGCGGACCATTCAGCCCACCTGGCTGCGGCCGTACGATCCGGCGGACTCGCCCGGCCCCATCCCGTCCGTTGTCGAACGCTTCCGCCGCCGGCGGCGGGACGAGCCGGAGCCACCCACCGAGGCGGAGCGGGAAGCCGCCCGCTACACGGTGGTGCTGGTGCCGCCCGACGCAGCCGAGGCGCTCGGCGACGACCGGGGCGAGGTCGGCCTGCACCTGTTCTGCGACGACGACTGGGATCACCAGCCGGCACACCTGGACGACGCGGCCAAGATGATCGGGGATGCCTGCGGCGAGCCGGTCGTCCTCACGGAGCACCACTCCGACCTCACCTACTGGACCGCACACCTACGCGAGCGCTGAAGCCCGCGCCGCACCTCGCACCCTCGACAGATAGGAGATCTTGGAAGAAAGAGGCCCCTCCAGGGGCCGGAATCTTCCAAGATTCGACCGGTCCAGGCTCGCGCCCGCCCCGGTGCCGGGTGGCGCGTCAGCGGAGGGTGAGGTCGGTGGCGGGGAAGTCGTACCAGGACAGGTCGAGCGACGAGCCGGCCTGCGGCGCGACCGGGAACACGGCCCAACTGGCCAGGTCGCGGCCGGGCGCGAGTTCGATCGACTCGCCGGGGCGAGTGGAGCAGTAGGTGCTCTCCGGGCGCACGGTCCGGCCGTCGGCCAGGGTGAGCAGCACCAGCTCGCGGTCCTCGGCGACGGGCGAGCACTCCAGCGCCCAGGGGGCCGTCGCCGAACCGTTGCGGTAGCGGACGTTCAGCCGCAGCTTGCTCCCGGTCACCTCGGCGCTGACCAGGGTGACCGTCATCGACGCCTGGTCGTAGAAGGTCCGGTCGAGCCGGTACGTCCGCGATCCCCCGCCTGAGGAGCCGGAGGAAGAGGAATCGGACGAACCCGTGGGAGTGCCGGACGACGGACGTGCCGGCTGGTCGGCCGGGTCGGCTCCCCCGCTGGCCTCGGGGCCGCCCGTCTGCCGGCCCGCGTCCACGGTGCTGCCGGCGTCCACGATGCGGTCCGTCGTCGCGCCGTCGCCCCGGGTGGCCAGGTAGGTGCCGCCGACCGCTCCGACGACCGCCACACAGGCCAGTACGACGACCAACGTGCCGACGTGCCTCTTCTCCATCATCGCTCCCAGTCCGACCGGCGCTGCTGGCGTGACCGTAACAAAGCCTGGCCAGCCGCCGTCGGGGCCGACTTCACCGCTGCGGCCGACCTCACCGGCGCGCCCGCATGTTCAGCGCCACCCCGGCGGTACGCGCCAGCGCCGCCATCCGTCGGGGTCGGGAGACGACAGTCGCGCGGGTACGCAGGCAGTCCAGCACCACGTCGGCGGCCTGGTCGACCGAGAGCATCATCGGCTTGACCCGCGCCTTGGCCATCTTGGTGTCCACGAAACCGAACCGGACGACGCTGACCCGCACCCCGTGTGGCCGCAGGGCCCCGCCCAGCCCCAGCAGGTACGACGACAGCCCGGCCTTGCCCGCGGCGTAGCCCGGGGCCTCGGCCGAGGGTGCCACGTCGGCGAGGCTCGACAGGCCGACCACG
This genomic window contains:
- the mqnC gene encoding cyclic dehypoxanthinyl futalosine synthase, with protein sequence MTVSREIDDILQRGADGGRITPEEALLLYTEAPFHALGEAADAVRRRRYPDNIVTYLIDRNINYTNVCVTACKFCAFYRAPKHKEGWTHPTEEILRRCGEAVELGATQVMLQGGHHPDYGVEYYEELFSSVKQAYPQLAIHSIGPSEILHMAKVSGVSLDEAIARIKAAGLDSIAGAGAEMLPDRPRRAIAPLKESGARWLEVMELAHRQGLESTATMMMGTGETAAERIEHLRMIRDVQDRTRGFRAFIPWTYQPENNHLKGRTQATTLEYLRLVAVSRLFFETVPHLQASWLTTGKDVGQLALHMGVDDLGSIMLEENVISSAGARHRSNLHELIGMIRSADRIPAQRDTLYRRLAVHHTPADDPTDDRVVSHFSSIALPGGGVGKTLPLVDAR
- a CDS encoding DUF397 domain-containing protein, whose product is MTTPELSGATWRKSTRSGSNANCVEVAETARAVGVRDSKDPAGPVLAFDRRAWTAFVAGLPGRA
- a CDS encoding helix-turn-helix domain-containing protein, translated to MAKANLPTVVGRGLGGELRELRKARGLPLRQVATRLDWQASKLSRMETGIQGIQAADVASLLVIYGITGEERKRLLAMAERSAETGWWEAIGGLSDESRTLIRLEAEAVGIVNWEPLLVPGLLQTPDYAHAVMVGCGVPPADAQGRVAARLGRQAILSRPNPPALHALLDEAVLRRALGGPRVMARQLRHLVEAAERPTVTLRVVPLAAGAHTGLDGSFALFDFPRNRSVVYLDHKLTGLFLEEAAQVAHFRREADRLAEAALSPVDSVALVARYAAEHERE